CATGTGACCGCCCTCTTTATCCTTTCTTCTCATACACTTGTCCCACTGCAGTTCAGgtggagtaaaaacagaaaatgctagtcatcctcagcaggtctggcagcaactgtggaaagagaaacagagttaatgtttcagactgtgatcttccatcagaactggTGGAACTACTGCACTGGATACAGTAAATCATTTGCAAATCTCAATCATTTTCAGTCAAACTGACAACTTTGTTGCCAGGCATGTTAAATTTCCCTGGTTATTTcttttccttacagttaacttagtgacgattgtgatcctgtctcaggaaaagtgtggtctctccaaatgtgtcactcactacttggtagccatggcagcagcggatcttcTGGTCGTGATCCTCGATCTGATATTGAGGCAGATtccaattgtttatcgggaacagttttaTTTCCTGTGGGACATTCccttgtgtaatatccacgccgtcctgctttttgcagccacagactgttctgtctggttcactgttactttcacctttgatcggtttgtggccatttgttgccagaagtggagaagtaaatattgcaccgagaaaacggcagctgtggttctgggcaCAGTAACTGTGCTATGCTttgtaaagaacattttctggtattttatgttaacaggctTCTATTGGCTTTTGAATTACCCTTGGTTTTGTGCTGTTAGAATTGGTGCTTGGGAATCACCGGCCTGGGCAGCAATTGAGTTCCTTCATTATGTTCTAACTCCTGGTGTTCCTTTTattctgattctgctgctcaatgctttaactgtcagacacattttagtggctggCATAGCTCGCAGGAGACTGCGTGGACATAGAAGTGGGGAGGGACAAagagatccagagatggagagccgaaggaaatccataattttactgttTGTTATCTCTGGGAACTTCATCCTGTTATGGTCAGTGTTAATGGCATACTGTATATGGGCCCGAATGTGGGATGTGTTGAATTACTCGGTTCCAATACCAGGTTTTGTACGTGAAATGggattcatgctccagctcctgagttgctgtacaaacacttgtatttatgccgtgacccagactcagttcagacagCAGTTAAAGAATGTGTTGAAATATCCTTTTTCACTAATTGTTAAGTTCATTCAATGATGAGGTGCACTGAAGAATTTGCAGCTCAGAAGTCAATCCCACCTCATATTCTCAACAACTTGCTCTCCCCTGTAGGGCCTGTGGTATAGGTTAACATTAACACACTTACTAACACACAGTCCAGATCATGATCCACTGCCAGAGAAGCTTTCCCTCTATCTATTAACACTCGGTTAGAGACCACtggctaatattaacacactcacagacacactgggctggattttatagggtctCGGATGCTGGGAATggtagtgtggggtggggggtgggagcatGAAGATCGCAatagatgaggcccgccaccgacgcTGCCAGGTCCAGTCCCGATCTCAATAGAGGCGGAGAAGCCTCGTGgcggccccacccccccaccccgctgcttggcgacgggaccacgatttccatatttaaataaatttgcatacctgatttaatgaagtTCCTGTTGCCTCCTTATTTGCCGCACCATCTTCATTCGGGCAACCGGCAATGCCGCTTCCTCGaacccccgtctggggaaacgaggtgcgactcctgtgggga
Above is a genomic segment from Heterodontus francisci isolate sHetFra1 chromosome 42, sHetFra1.hap1, whole genome shotgun sequence containing:
- the LOC137355384 gene encoding probable G-protein coupled receptor 139, which encodes MHCADSVSSQTPSSAELRRHFVLGMPFNVASNSVNRSITSAITGIRSSTERERMEESYTIDKQIESVLFDVEKIYYPLLAIVAVPVNLVTIVILSQEKCGLSKCVTHYLVAMAAADLLVVILDLILRQIPIVYREQFYFLWDIPLCNIHAVLLFAATDCSVWFTVTFTFDRFVAICCQKWRSKYCTEKTAAVVLGTVTVLCFVKNIFWYFMLTGFYWLLNYPWFCAVRIGAWESPAWAAIEFLHYVLTPGVPFILILLLNALTVRHILVAGIARRRLRGHRSGEGQRDPEMESRRKSIILLFVISGNFILLWSVLMAYCIWARMWDVLNYSVPIPGFVREMGFMLQLLSCCTNTCIYAVTQTQFRQQLKNVLKYPFSLIVKFIQ